In Dyadobacter sp. NIV53, a single window of DNA contains:
- a CDS encoding sulfite exporter TauE/SafE family protein: MLAKVLSLKLPSRIWLLIPIGLLLVLIGLLIFNGTVPITQEGFQTFISSDFALYLLIGLAAQLVDGALGMAYGVTCTSFLLSMGVTPAVSSASVHVAEMFTTGASAISHFRFKNINKKLFKSLLIPGVLGAITGAYLLSDVIDGNVIKPYMAFYMLVLGVIIIRKAIKKTFVKNKTKRIGLLAATGGFLDSIGGGGWGPIVTSTLLGQGRDPRYTIGSVNAAEFAITFASGITFLIFHGVNSWQVVLGLIVGGVIAAPVGALVVGKIKRKPLMLTVGILVILLSSRTILQSLGLI, from the coding sequence ATGCTTGCAAAAGTTCTTTCCTTAAAGCTTCCATCCAGAATATGGCTGCTGATTCCTATTGGTTTACTATTGGTACTTATTGGTCTTTTAATTTTTAATGGTACAGTACCAATTACCCAGGAAGGATTCCAAACATTTATAAGCAGCGATTTTGCCTTGTATCTTTTAATTGGATTAGCCGCACAGCTGGTTGATGGAGCCCTTGGAATGGCATATGGTGTAACTTGTACATCATTTCTATTGAGCATGGGTGTTACCCCGGCAGTCAGCAGTGCCAGTGTGCACGTAGCCGAAATGTTTACGACCGGCGCATCAGCAATATCTCACTTTCGGTTTAAAAACATTAATAAGAAACTATTCAAAAGCCTGCTGATCCCTGGTGTTTTGGGAGCAATAACGGGTGCCTATCTGCTATCGGATGTGATCGATGGCAATGTGATCAAGCCGTATATGGCGTTTTACATGCTCGTGCTGGGAGTAATTATTATCAGGAAAGCGATAAAAAAGACCTTCGTTAAAAATAAAACAAAAAGAATTGGTTTGCTGGCCGCTACCGGCGGTTTTCTGGATTCGATTGGCGGTGGTGGATGGGGACCAATCGTAACTTCTACCTTACTCGGGCAGGGACGTGATCCGCGTTACACGATTGGCTCTGTAAATGCAGCAGAATTTGCTATTACGTTTGCAAGCGGTATTACCTTTCTTATTTTTCATGGTGTAAACAGCTGGCAGGTTGTGCTTGGCCTTATTGTTGGCGGTGTAATAGCTGCACCGGTTGGAGCCTTGGTAGTAGGAAAAATTAAGCGTAAACCATTAATGCTTACTGTCGGTATCCTTGTGATTCTTTTGAGTTCACGTACCATTTTACAAAGTCTTGGCCTGATTTAA
- the carB gene encoding carbamoyl-phosphate synthase large subunit, translating into MPKNTNIKSVLIIGSGPIIIGQACEFDYAGSQAARALREEGIEVVLINSNPATIMTDPISADHVYLLPLEKKYIVEILEKHRALGRPIDAVLPTMGGQTALNLAIDCDKAGIWKKYNTEIIGVDIKAIETTEDREKFRLKMLELNVNVCKGRTARSFLEGKEIAQEIGFPLVIRPSFTLGGTGGGIVQSEKDFDQALNNGLHASPTHEVLVEQSVSGWKEYELELLRDNKGNFIIICSIENFDPMGVHTGDSITVAPAMTLPDTLYQQMRDLAIKMMDGIGKFAGGCNVQFSVNPENDMIIAIEINPRVSRSSALASKATGYPIAKIAAKMAIGYNLDELTNPITGSTSAFFEPTIDYVIVKVPRWNFDKFKGADRSLGLQMKSVGEAMGIGRNFQEALQKACQSLEIRRNGLGADGRELRDQEAIKYSLANPSWDRLFHIYDAFKIGLSFKTIQNLTKIDPWFLRQIEELIELEHEIEKFDLSDIPKELLLNAKQKGYADRQIAHLLGTKESKVYDKRAEMGIKRVYKCVDTCAAEFEAKTPYYYSTFNSSQETPDNESIVSNKKKVVVLGSGPNRIGQGIEFDYSCVHGVLAAKEAGYETIMINCNPETVSTDPDIADKLYFEPVFWEHVYDIIQHEKPEGVIVQLGGQTALKMAEKLDKYGIKIIGTSYQSLDWAEDRGRFSSLLEDLDIPFPQFGTVRTSDAAVELSRTLGFPLLVRPSYVLGGQNMKIVINEKELEQHVVKILHDIPDNNILLDHFLEGALEAEADAICDGDDAYIIGVMEHIEPAGIHSGDSHAALPHFDLTDDEVAQIEAHTRKIALAMNVKGLINVQFAIKNGIVYVIEANPRASRTVPFICKAYQEPYVNYATKLMLGDKKLSDFTFNPVKKGWAIKIPVFSFNKFPNVNKELGPEMKSTGEAIYFIDDLQDDFFQKIYGERNLYLSR; encoded by the coding sequence GTGCCCAAAAATACGAATATCAAATCCGTTCTGATTATCGGTTCAGGTCCAATTATCATAGGTCAGGCGTGTGAGTTTGACTACGCCGGTTCCCAGGCAGCCCGAGCACTTCGGGAAGAAGGTATTGAAGTGGTTTTGATCAACTCCAATCCGGCCACGATTATGACTGACCCAATCAGCGCAGATCATGTGTATCTGCTTCCGTTGGAAAAGAAATATATTGTTGAGATTCTTGAAAAACACAGAGCACTTGGAAGGCCAATAGACGCCGTACTTCCTACAATGGGAGGACAAACTGCATTGAACCTTGCCATTGATTGCGATAAGGCGGGTATTTGGAAAAAATATAATACGGAAATCATTGGTGTTGATATCAAAGCCATTGAAACTACTGAAGACCGGGAAAAATTCCGGCTGAAAATGCTGGAACTGAATGTAAACGTTTGTAAAGGACGTACAGCAAGATCGTTTTTGGAAGGAAAAGAAATTGCTCAGGAAATCGGTTTCCCATTGGTTATCAGGCCATCTTTTACCCTGGGCGGAACCGGCGGAGGTATTGTTCAGAGCGAAAAAGATTTTGACCAGGCACTCAATAACGGCCTGCACGCTTCTCCAACCCACGAAGTTCTGGTAGAGCAAAGTGTATCTGGCTGGAAAGAATATGAATTAGAGCTTTTAAGAGATAATAAAGGGAACTTCATCATCATTTGTTCTATCGAGAACTTTGATCCGATGGGCGTGCATACCGGCGACAGTATTACCGTAGCACCGGCTATGACACTTCCCGACACGCTTTACCAGCAAATGCGTGATCTGGCTATCAAAATGATGGATGGCATTGGAAAATTTGCAGGCGGATGTAATGTTCAGTTTTCTGTAAATCCGGAAAATGATATGATCATTGCTATTGAAATTAACCCGCGGGTATCACGTTCTTCTGCACTTGCTTCCAAAGCTACCGGATATCCGATTGCGAAAATAGCTGCTAAAATGGCAATTGGCTACAATCTGGATGAACTGACAAATCCGATTACAGGAAGCACATCTGCATTTTTTGAACCAACGATTGACTACGTAATTGTAAAAGTTCCTCGCTGGAATTTTGATAAATTCAAAGGTGCCGACCGTTCATTAGGCCTGCAAATGAAATCGGTAGGTGAAGCAATGGGAATCGGGCGTAATTTCCAGGAAGCACTTCAAAAAGCTTGTCAGTCATTGGAAATAAGACGTAACGGATTGGGTGCCGATGGCCGCGAACTACGTGATCAGGAAGCCATCAAATACAGTCTGGCAAACCCGAGCTGGGATCGTTTGTTCCACATTTATGACGCTTTCAAAATTGGTTTGTCTTTCAAAACGATCCAGAACCTGACTAAAATAGATCCATGGTTTTTACGCCAGATCGAAGAGTTGATTGAACTGGAACACGAAATTGAGAAGTTTGATCTAAGCGATATTCCAAAGGAGCTTTTGCTGAATGCCAAACAAAAAGGCTACGCAGACCGTCAGATTGCACATTTATTGGGAACCAAGGAAAGTAAGGTTTACGATAAAAGAGCAGAAATGGGCATTAAACGTGTTTACAAATGTGTAGATACCTGTGCTGCTGAATTTGAAGCAAAAACCCCATATTACTACTCTACTTTTAATTCTTCACAGGAAACCCCTGATAACGAGTCTATTGTAAGTAATAAGAAGAAAGTAGTTGTTTTAGGTTCAGGACCAAACCGGATCGGACAGGGAATTGAATTCGATTACTCTTGTGTTCATGGTGTTTTGGCAGCAAAAGAAGCCGGATATGAAACAATCATGATTAACTGTAACCCTGAAACGGTTTCAACGGATCCTGATATTGCTGATAAATTATACTTTGAGCCGGTTTTCTGGGAGCATGTATATGACATTATCCAGCACGAAAAACCGGAAGGTGTTATTGTTCAGCTTGGCGGGCAAACGGCTCTGAAAATGGCTGAGAAATTAGACAAATACGGTATCAAAATTATTGGAACCAGTTACCAATCGCTCGACTGGGCTGAGGATCGCGGACGTTTCTCTTCATTGCTGGAAGATCTGGATATTCCGTTCCCGCAGTTTGGAACAGTAAGAACTTCCGATGCTGCTGTGGAGCTTTCCCGTACATTAGGATTCCCGCTTCTGGTACGCCCTAGTTATGTTTTGGGTGGACAAAATATGAAAATCGTAATCAACGAAAAGGAACTGGAACAGCATGTAGTGAAAATCCTGCATGATATACCTGATAACAATATTCTTCTGGATCACTTTCTGGAAGGTGCGCTGGAAGCCGAGGCTGATGCAATCTGTGACGGAGACGATGCTTATATCATTGGGGTCATGGAACATATCGAACCGGCTGGTATCCATTCCGGAGATTCTCACGCAGCACTGCCCCACTTTGACCTGACAGATGACGAAGTAGCGCAAATAGAAGCACATACACGTAAAATAGCTTTGGCGATGAATGTGAAAGGGCTGATAAATGTGCAGTTTGCTATCAAAAATGGCATTGTGTATGTAATCGAAGCCAATCCGCGTGCGTCCAGAACGGTACCATTTATTTGCAAGGCATACCAGGAACCGTATGTGAATTACGCAACGAAACTGATGTTGGGAGATAAAAAATTAAGTGATTTCACATTCAACCCGGTTAAAAAAGGATGGGCCATAAAAATCCCGGTGTTCTCCTTCAACAAATTCCCGAATGTAAACAAGGAATTAGGGCCTGAAATGAAATCAACCGGTGAAGCAATATACTTCATTGATGATTTACAGGATGATTTCTTCCAGAAAATTTACGGAGAGCGGAATTTGTACCTGAGCCGGTAG
- a CDS encoding NADH-quinone oxidoreductase subunit A, which translates to MLTDFGYIFLFIIAAIAFTALMLTIARFLRPDRPNEEKLTTYESGEDPLGNANIQFNVRFYVIALIFVLFEVELLFLFPWSVVFGNEDLIAQTNGQWGWFAMAEMAVFVGILSFGLAYAWAKGYLDWVRPTPQIPEVKSPVPADLYLKVNEKYSRK; encoded by the coding sequence ATGCTTACCGATTTCGGATATATATTTTTATTCATTATTGCTGCCATTGCTTTTACAGCACTGATGTTAACCATCGCCCGGTTTCTCAGGCCGGACCGTCCGAATGAAGAAAAACTTACTACTTATGAATCGGGGGAAGATCCGCTAGGAAATGCGAATATCCAGTTCAATGTTCGTTTTTATGTCATTGCCCTCATTTTCGTGCTTTTTGAAGTAGAATTGTTATTTCTTTTTCCGTGGTCCGTAGTATTTGGAAATGAAGATCTGATAGCACAGACCAACGGGCAATGGGGCTGGTTTGCCATGGCTGAAATGGCCGTTTTTGTTGGGATACTTAGTTTTGGATTAGCCTATGCATGGGCAAAAGGATATCTGGACTGGGTAAGGCCAACACCTCAGATCCCGGAAGTAAAATCGCCTGTTCCGGCAGACCTTTATCTGAAAGTGAATGAAAAATACAGCAGGAAATAA
- a CDS encoding DUF2251 domain-containing protein: MNKYKKMSIGLEETFQIGQDAYFTCVAPVTSHVVSFEDDLSQGYFYAVKINTEITVLDALHIYNVVDVIQRDTPCKLQIMWTEDGNIASLLINDYCQAIFDFRTKSGFCRNGFPENVGEWVQSSSRKLTDETILRIFSS; this comes from the coding sequence ATGAATAAATACAAAAAAATGAGCATTGGACTGGAAGAAACCTTTCAGATCGGTCAGGATGCCTATTTTACATGCGTGGCGCCTGTAACTTCCCATGTGGTTTCCTTTGAGGATGATTTAAGTCAGGGATATTTTTATGCGGTAAAAATAAATACAGAAATTACCGTTCTGGATGCGCTTCATATTTATAATGTAGTAGATGTCATCCAACGGGACACACCTTGTAAGCTCCAGATCATGTGGACCGAAGATGGAAACATCGCATCCCTTTTAATTAATGATTATTGCCAGGCCATATTTGATTTCAGGACAAAATCGGGATTTTGCAGAAATGGTTTTCCTGAAAATGTAGGAGAATGGGTACAAAGCAGTTCCAGGAAACTGACTGATGAAACTATCCTGAGAATTTTCAGTAGTTAG
- a CDS encoding carbon-nitrogen hydrolase family protein — translation MQKIVKVGVVQATPALFDIVKTIEIVCDWIEKGSKAGCELLLFPESFIPCYPRGLTFDAVIGRRTEHGREVWLDYWQNSLDISSEHINKISQAIKNAGMMVALGVTEKETLGGSLHCSLLYFGKDGTLIGKHRKLKPTGLERYIWAESDGSTLTTLDTSLGRIGGLICWENYMPLARMSMYMKGVEIYLAPTADSRESWQATMLHIALEGRCFVLASNQFVKKSDYPERYQHELTGEAEIICAGGSVIISPMGEILTGPLWNQEGLLTAELDFSVLAKSKMDFDCIGHYARPDVFEFSVNKQPESVRVNERAIN, via the coding sequence ATGCAAAAAATAGTTAAAGTCGGGGTGGTACAAGCTACTCCTGCGCTTTTTGATATTGTTAAAACAATTGAGATTGTTTGTGATTGGATAGAAAAAGGTTCGAAAGCGGGTTGTGAGCTGTTACTTTTTCCCGAATCTTTTATTCCATGTTATCCAAGAGGATTGACATTTGATGCTGTTATCGGCAGAAGAACAGAACACGGACGTGAAGTCTGGCTGGATTACTGGCAAAACAGTTTGGACATATCGTCCGAACATATAAATAAAATCAGCCAGGCCATAAAAAATGCAGGTATGATGGTCGCTCTTGGTGTTACTGAAAAAGAAACGCTTGGAGGATCACTCCATTGTTCCTTACTGTATTTTGGAAAAGATGGTACTTTAATTGGGAAACACAGAAAATTAAAACCAACCGGATTAGAACGCTACATCTGGGCAGAAAGCGATGGCTCGACTCTGACCACTTTGGATACCAGTCTGGGCAGAATTGGCGGGTTAATTTGCTGGGAAAACTACATGCCGCTTGCACGTATGTCCATGTATATGAAAGGCGTTGAAATTTACCTTGCCCCTACAGCTGATTCAAGGGAATCGTGGCAGGCAACGATGCTGCACATTGCTTTGGAAGGCCGTTGTTTTGTTTTAGCGAGTAATCAGTTTGTCAAAAAATCAGATTATCCTGAAAGATACCAGCATGAATTAACCGGTGAGGCTGAAATTATATGTGCCGGAGGGAGCGTGATTATCTCACCTATGGGAGAAATCCTGACGGGTCCGTTATGGAACCAGGAAGGATTATTAACGGCGGAACTTGATTTTTCTGTTCTTGCCAAAAGTAAAATGGATTTTGACTGCATTGGCCATTATGCGCGGCCGGATGTATTCGAATTCAGTGTAAACAAGCAGCCTGAATCTGTTAGAGTAAATGAGCGGGCAATTAATTGA
- a CDS encoding NADH-quinone oxidoreductase subunit C — MTFPEITEIIVAEFGHHTVDTDIKGPQPILIVPVEKIAVICQFLQENERLYFDYLACITAIDNGAGLATMEIIYNLTSIPYGHNLMIKIIFPRNLPEQHIPIVPTVSHIWRTADWHEREAFDLVGIYFERHPDMRRILLPEDWEGHPLRKDYVEQDRYHGIYVRYEDGPKLNP; from the coding sequence ATGACTTTCCCAGAGATTACAGAAATAATTGTTGCTGAATTCGGTCATCATACGGTTGATACTGACATAAAAGGCCCGCAGCCTATATTGATCGTGCCGGTTGAAAAAATTGCCGTTATCTGTCAGTTCCTGCAAGAAAATGAGCGTTTATATTTTGATTATCTGGCTTGTATTACTGCCATAGACAATGGGGCGGGCCTGGCAACGATGGAGATTATTTATAATCTTACCTCTATTCCATATGGCCATAATCTGATGATAAAAATAATTTTTCCCAGAAATCTGCCCGAACAGCATATTCCCATTGTTCCTACGGTAAGCCATATATGGCGGACTGCTGACTGGCATGAGCGGGAGGCATTTGATCTGGTAGGAATATACTTTGAAAGGCATCCCGATATGCGACGGATTTTGCTGCCGGAAGACTGGGAAGGCCATCCTTTAAGAAAAGATTACGTTGAACAGGACCGGTATCATGGAATTTATGTCCGGTACGAAGATGGCCCGAAACTTAATCCGTAA
- a CDS encoding sterol desaturase family protein has protein sequence MISLSNIYTVLTPLALFFIIVETGLCLYFKKDYISFPEAITNFGTAIGNQTVNVLVAAGVYTGYGFLWQHYRLVEHIPMYWFFYLVLLLCIDFIFYWVHRWGHKINIMWAAHSPHHSAEEMNFFVALRASVTQRLFSFLFFWPLTIIGFRPLDIYIMTAIHLFIAFLHHTELVPKLWGWIEFIFTTPSHHRVHHGVNFKYLDKNYGEFLIIWDRMFGTYEEETDKVIYGMYGKAQTSNPVIINFHYYLLLWKDALDAERWWDKLRIWFMPLGWRPANLPTKPPLKEITVQNHVRLQTIAFPGSKSYLILSAVFGVFLMLPDYQSGYHLGRVAKNCRQYAVMVPDH, from the coding sequence ATAATCGTTGAAACCGGGCTTTGCCTGTATTTCAAAAAAGACTACATTTCATTTCCTGAAGCAATCACCAATTTTGGAACTGCAATCGGAAACCAGACTGTGAATGTACTGGTGGCAGCGGGAGTATATACCGGTTACGGGTTTTTGTGGCAGCATTACCGACTGGTGGAGCATATTCCGATGTACTGGTTTTTTTATCTGGTTTTGCTTTTGTGCATCGATTTTATATTCTACTGGGTCCATCGCTGGGGACATAAGATCAACATTATGTGGGCAGCACATTCACCGCACCACAGCGCCGAAGAAATGAATTTTTTTGTGGCATTACGTGCCAGTGTAACCCAGCGATTATTTTCATTTTTATTCTTTTGGCCCCTCACCATTATTGGTTTCAGGCCTTTGGATATTTACATCATGACTGCCATTCATCTGTTTATAGCTTTCTTGCATCACACCGAACTGGTTCCCAAACTTTGGGGATGGATTGAATTTATTTTTACTACACCTTCTCATCACAGGGTTCATCATGGTGTTAATTTTAAATATCTGGATAAGAATTATGGCGAGTTTCTGATTATATGGGACCGAATGTTTGGAACTTATGAAGAGGAAACGGATAAGGTAATTTATGGTATGTACGGAAAGGCCCAGACATCGAATCCGGTTATTATCAATTTTCATTATTACCTCCTTTTGTGGAAGGATGCCTTGGATGCCGAGCGTTGGTGGGATAAGTTAAGGATATGGTTTATGCCATTGGGATGGAGGCCGGCCAATCTGCCGACAAAGCCACCCCTGAAAGAAATTACTGTGCAAAACCACGTCAGGTTACAAACTATAGCCTTCCCTGGTTCCAAATCATATTTAATTCTAAGTGCTGTTTTCGGAGTATTTTTAATGCTTCCAGACTATCAGTCCGGATACCACCTGGGCCGTGTGGCAAAGAATTGCCGGCAGTATGCTGTTATGGTACCTGATCATTAA
- a CDS encoding ATP-binding protein: MIFSRYILPAILSKISSNKVVVLTGARRVGKTFILNKIKTDFEGTSLFMNGEDLDVIELLNNRRVSSFKRWITGIDLLIIDEAQAVPEIGKSLKLLIDSFPGLTILTSGSFAFELSNQTGEPLVGRQINFQLFPLAQLELSLSETFLETKEKLDNRLVFGSYPDILQILNTDEQTAYLKELVNAYLLKDILMYEQVRYSHKMLQLLQLVAHQVGQEVSLDELAKSLQLDRSTVERYLDLFSKVFIIFRIGGYSRNLRKEVTKSSKWYFFDNGIRNTLINNFLPISQRQDIGALWENYLVAERMKYNSYTNNYAYTYFWRTYDQQELDWLEVKDEQLTAYEFKWSDSKVKFPKAFVEAYPEAKTNWITRENYTDFITGIL, from the coding sequence ATGATCTTTTCACGATATATTTTACCTGCCATACTGAGTAAAATATCTTCCAATAAAGTGGTCGTATTAACCGGCGCACGACGAGTTGGAAAGACTTTTATTCTGAATAAGATCAAAACTGATTTTGAAGGCACTTCTTTATTTATGAATGGTGAAGATCTCGATGTTATTGAATTATTAAATAATCGCAGGGTTTCATCATTTAAGCGTTGGATTACCGGAATAGACCTTTTAATTATTGATGAAGCCCAGGCCGTTCCTGAAATTGGAAAATCCCTTAAGCTACTTATTGATTCTTTTCCCGGATTAACAATATTAACCAGCGGCTCATTCGCATTCGAATTATCTAACCAGACCGGAGAACCGCTGGTTGGAAGACAAATAAATTTTCAGCTTTTCCCATTAGCCCAACTTGAATTATCATTGAGTGAAACCTTTCTGGAAACGAAGGAAAAACTGGACAACCGGTTAGTTTTTGGGAGTTATCCGGATATACTGCAGATTCTTAATACTGATGAGCAAACAGCTTATTTGAAAGAATTAGTGAATGCTTATTTACTTAAGGACATCCTCATGTACGAGCAGGTGCGCTACTCCCATAAAATGCTCCAGTTGCTGCAGCTGGTTGCGCATCAGGTGGGACAGGAAGTTTCGTTGGATGAGCTGGCCAAATCGTTGCAACTCGACAGAAGTACAGTTGAGAGGTATCTTGATTTATTCTCGAAGGTTTTTATCATTTTTCGTATCGGCGGGTACAGCCGCAATCTTAGAAAAGAAGTTACAAAATCATCTAAATGGTATTTTTTTGATAATGGGATCAGGAATACTTTGATTAATAACTTTTTACCTATTTCCCAGCGTCAGGATATTGGGGCACTTTGGGAAAATTATCTGGTAGCAGAACGTATGAAATATAATTCTTACACCAATAATTATGCATACACTTACTTCTGGCGGACCTATGATCAGCAGGAACTCGATTGGCTTGAAGTAAAAGATGAACAACTAACAGCTTATGAATTCAAATGGAGTGATAGTAAAGTAAAATTCCCAAAGGCTTTCGTTGAAGCCTATCCGGAAGCCAAAACAAACTGGATCACCCGCGAAAACTACACCGATTTTATTACTGGTATCCTCTGA
- a CDS encoding GNAT family N-acetyltransferase yields MHIIEITAKNDFGYHDFFVQGLSRHGDCFKMNPDEQKPDSFPTSENPYSFTIAALDASEKLMGVVSFQRLVENRKKLQHKGQIFKMYVSNENGRKNIGTTLLKYVIERVKNDLPDIEQINLNVATKNEKAKQLYQKLGFEHFGTERNAFKFNDIYYDDDYMVLDLKLHA; encoded by the coding sequence ATGCATATAATTGAAATCACAGCAAAAAATGATTTTGGCTACCATGATTTTTTTGTACAGGGGCTTTCCAGGCATGGCGATTGCTTCAAAATGAATCCGGATGAACAAAAGCCTGATTCTTTCCCGACCAGTGAAAATCCATATAGTTTCACAATAGCAGCTCTTGATGCAAGCGAAAAATTAATGGGCGTGGTAAGTTTTCAAAGATTGGTAGAAAACAGAAAGAAATTACAACACAAAGGACAAATATTTAAAATGTACGTATCCAATGAAAATGGAAGAAAAAATATTGGTACTACGTTATTGAAATACGTCATCGAACGTGTCAAAAATGATCTTCCGGATATTGAACAGATTAATCTTAATGTTGCAACAAAAAATGAAAAGGCGAAACAGCTTTATCAAAAACTAGGATTTGAGCACTTTGGAACGGAACGCAATGCCTTTAAATTCAATGACATTTATTACGATGATGATTACATGGTATTAGATCTAAAACTGCATGCTTAA
- a CDS encoding AraC family transcriptional regulator: MTENQNYIRQSEIFFSCTEKEYQVKEHFSGEHVLTHVYSGKLVVAGIDITYIIEEGNTVLFSKNTLAKITKIPGVSTAFKSISIFFTQTFLQDFYTTHPVPDKLPNVLKVRSMERHPLLDSLFNSVLPYYELSETLPEELTEMKMREAMSIIRKIDKTAENIISDFAEPGKIDLAGFMQKNFSYNISNDQFAFLTGRSLAAYKRDFQNIFNTSPQKWLLQKRLEQAHFLLAEKKQKTSDVYLEVGFENLSHFSYAFKQWFGYPPSSLSVSLSPNPV; the protein is encoded by the coding sequence ATGACTGAAAATCAAAACTACATCAGGCAATCAGAAATATTCTTTTCCTGTACTGAAAAGGAATATCAGGTGAAAGAACACTTTTCCGGCGAGCATGTGCTTACGCATGTATATTCAGGCAAACTGGTAGTGGCTGGTATTGATATAACTTATATTATAGAAGAAGGAAATACAGTACTGTTCAGCAAAAACACGTTGGCTAAAATCACTAAAATTCCCGGAGTATCAACAGCATTCAAATCCATCAGCATTTTTTTTACACAAACATTTCTTCAGGATTTTTACACCACACATCCTGTTCCTGATAAGTTACCAAATGTTTTAAAAGTAAGGTCAATGGAACGGCATCCTCTGCTGGATAGCCTGTTCAATTCCGTTTTACCCTATTACGAACTTTCTGAAACTTTACCAGAGGAACTTACGGAAATGAAGATGCGCGAAGCCATGTCTATTATCAGGAAAATTGATAAAACAGCCGAAAATATAATATCTGATTTTGCTGAGCCTGGTAAAATTGATCTGGCGGGTTTCATGCAGAAAAACTTTTCGTACAATATTTCCAATGACCAGTTTGCTTTCCTGACGGGAAGAAGCCTTGCGGCTTATAAAAGGGATTTCCAAAACATATTTAATACTTCACCTCAAAAATGGCTGTTGCAGAAACGCCTTGAACAAGCGCATTTCCTGTTGGCAGAAAAGAAACAAAAAACGTCTGATGTTTACCTGGAAGTAGGTTTTGAGAATCTTTCTCATTTTTCTTATGCTTTCAAACAATGGTTCGGCTATCCTCCTTCGAGCCTTTCAGTGAGCCTTTCGCCAAATCCTGTCTAA
- a CDS encoding nitronate monooxygenase family protein — protein sequence MNWNNELTRILKIKYPLVQAPMLGVTTPEMVAAISNEGGLGSLPVGLLSPEATLELIQKTKTLTDKPFAVNLFAHEVPEIDIHAAEILRSKVSEIGDKYSIKYEPVDIEKIRYYSWREQIEILIREKVPVVSFTFGLIDKDSIQQLHKNGIIIIGTATSVREAIHLESIGIDIITAQGIEAGGHRGTFLEDEPIPQVGTFSLIPQVADKVKRPILTAGGIMDGRTFKAALILGAQGVQVGTAFVGSDESLAIDAYKKALIASQDTDTVLTCAFSGKLARGIRNTFHNEVQGLDFTYPPYPILNTFTAPIRIASQKNKNKEFTTLWAGQSASMARLKPSAEIFRALIAETEQLG from the coding sequence ATGAACTGGAACAATGAATTAACCCGAATATTAAAGATAAAATACCCATTGGTGCAGGCCCCGATGCTGGGTGTAACTACTCCCGAAATGGTAGCTGCCATATCCAATGAAGGTGGTTTAGGATCGCTTCCAGTTGGACTTTTGTCTCCGGAAGCAACACTGGAATTAATACAGAAAACCAAAACTTTAACAGACAAACCTTTTGCAGTAAATCTGTTTGCACACGAGGTACCGGAAATTGATATTCATGCCGCCGAAATTTTAAGAAGTAAAGTTTCAGAAATAGGTGATAAGTATAGCATTAAGTATGAACCGGTTGATATAGAAAAGATCAGATATTATTCCTGGCGTGAGCAAATTGAAATACTGATCCGGGAAAAAGTTCCTGTGGTAAGTTTCACTTTCGGCCTGATAGATAAAGATAGTATACAGCAACTGCATAAAAATGGCATAATTATTATTGGAACGGCAACTTCTGTGCGGGAAGCAATACATCTGGAAAGTATTGGAATTGATATTATTACTGCACAGGGAATAGAAGCAGGAGGCCATCGCGGAACATTTTTAGAAGATGAACCAATACCGCAAGTCGGTACTTTCTCATTGATCCCTCAGGTTGCTGATAAAGTGAAACGGCCAATCCTGACTGCCGGAGGAATTATGGACGGAAGGACTTTTAAAGCAGCATTAATACTTGGCGCACAAGGCGTTCAGGTTGGTACTGCGTTTGTAGGAAGTGATGAAAGCCTGGCGATAGATGCTTACAAAAAAGCGCTGATTGCAAGCCAGGATACGGATACCGTTTTAACCTGTGCATTTTCAGGAAAATTGGCACGTGGTATCCGTAATACCTTTCATAACGAAGTGCAGGGCTTGGATTTTACATACCCGCCCTACCCGATTCTTAATACATTTACAGCTCCAATCCGTATAGCATCACAAAAAAATAAAAATAAGGAATTCACAACGCTTTGGGCCGGGCAATCTGCTTCAATGGCAAGACTGAAACCCTCAGCCGAAATTTTTCGTGCATTGATAGCAGAAACAGAGCAATTGGGTTAA